CACATAACCACTTACCCCACTTGGAGGGAGAGGCACCAATGAGAAAAGGTCACCATGTCATGATGACTTTTCTTGGAAAGCCACTGCCATCATGGGACACGCTGCCATACTAATGACAAAGGTCGTCTGATTGGAGTGAATGAGAAGATGTTGATGGTGTGATTTGGAGCTTTTaggttaaaaaaccaaaaactgttcCAGTAACAGAAAACTTCTTATGCTCAGCTCAGTTGTTTATAATTCAGTATTACAGGATCACAGAAACTTAGAACTGGAAAGGAATTAAGGAATCACTAGCACTCCTAATAGATGAGGAAGTAGGTCCAAGGTTAGACAGCAGAGTGAGGGCTAGGAAGAAGCTTGCCACGTGTACTCTTGTAGATCTGCTCAAGGAGCTGACCCGCAGGCTCTGCCTGAACTGATGTAGCTCCAAGATGCTTACTTAGCCCAGGGCCCATTAGGTAGTGACTGGCCATCTATGCCACATGGGAGCGCTCCTTCTGTTCAGGGACACAAGGCTAGCAAACACTTAGCAATTATAAAATTAAGACAGCAGATCTTTAAACCTAACCAGGGACATGTAGTTTAAAGACTGTGAAGGTTGGAATGGCTAGGGAAGCTTCGAGAAAATGTGACTTGAGCTgtgccttaaaaaaattttttttaaagatttaatttatttatgtgagagagaatgagtgagagagagcatgagagaggagaaggtcagagggagaagccgactccccaaggagttgggagcccgatgcgggactcaatcctggaagtccaggatcatgacctgagccgaaggcagtcgctcaaccaactgagccacccaggcgcccttgagctCTGCTGACCAGCTTTCTGACCTGTGGACAAGATTCAGCCCACCCACAACTTGTTTGTACTCCACTGTGATGACCCATAgtggtttttaggtttttttcccctagctCAGGAGCATTCATATGAAAATCCCAATTTTAGAGTGTCATGTAAACTGCAACACTAGGCCTATATTCACATTAGCAATAAGGGCAAGAGTTGAGAGGCAGTTGTCCCCTTAACCCCGGCATAAATGCTCAGCTCAACACCCACGGTTTGTACCCATTACCCCTCTTCCTCCTTGGGCAGTGAATGTGCTCTTCATGTTTTGGGAAATGGGAAACATAGCCCACATAGGAGATAAGACAAAAAAGTGAAGATGAATGGGTATGCTTATAGCATACTATGCTTTGCAAAGTTCCCCCAAATGTGTTCCCCAGACCAAGACACATACCTGAAACTAGCAGAAGAGTCTGGTGAGAAGCTGGTGCCactatctcaataaataaaagtaaagcgTGAGCCGCTGGTAAGTCAAGAATGCCGACTTCACATACAGAGGACAATATACTCATTTTCCTTCTACTCAGTATCTTCGTTTTGgcatatttaaaaacacaaacattttattttttaaaaaagattttatttgtcagagagaaagagagagggagagcacaagcagggggagcagcaggcagagggagaagcaggctccctgctgagcaaggagcccaatgtgggactcaatcccaggaccctgagatcgtgacctgagccgaaggcagacagttaaccgactgagccacccaggcatccccaaaacacaaacattttaaaattcacataaaattgtTACAAACTATACGTTTATTatcaatttaaagaaatataattttatatcataATTACAACTGACTTGCTTTTACTGAACCTCATTACATAGCACTGGTGGTTAAGAGGCATAGCTACTCTTTTTCTCCTGGTCAAGTTTGTACCCTGCGTGGCTTAATATAACCCAGGAGCTCCTCCTACCCTGTATCCCATCGCTCATTTTCACAATCGACACTCCAAATAGCCCATGATGTTCAAAGGAGTCCATGAAAAAAAGAGAGCCCCACGCCAGCCTGGAAATTCATCCTAACAAAAGGTAAAGAAGTTCTAGACATTTCTGCTTGGAGGACCACAATTCAAATTTACAAAATGTGCCTAACAATAAAGAAGGTCAAGGAGCACTATCCCAGCGAGCCTGCTCTGTATTCATTTGAAGCTACTATTCAGACCATGGTTCTTGGCCTAGTTCCCATTACCTCTGCTTTCTGTTAAATACCGAGACAAAAAATACTACAGTGCTCAGAACATTTAGGAAGCTCACAGACAATCTCTTCCTCTTAGGTCAAGTTTAGCATGCTATAATGATATTTGGCACCACCCAGTGGCAATCTTTTCTCATCGAAGTGTGAATAAATAGCAGTTCTGCAAACTTGTGGCAACAAAGAATACCTCAATCAATGAAGAGAGAATAGAGTaacacagcaaatgaaacaaaaacagtttcactttattttaagTTACCTCCTTTGAAAGGTTCAGATCTTTTTAACACGGTTTTCCCACAATGaagaacttaattaaaaaaaacaattgtttttttctctaactATATAAATACAGcagcttttttatcttttttaagattttatttatctgacagacagagagagggagcacaagcaggaagagtggcagacagaggaagagagaaaagcaggcccccaagtaaggagcccaatgcaggactcgatcccaggactcccggatcatgatgtgagccgagggcagatgcttaacgactaagtcacccaggcgtccctacacagAGCAGCTTTAATATAAAATTACCTGTGAGAAGGGCAGGCCTGTTTGTAAGGGTGTTTAAATTTTCTTATGAGAAATCAGTAAAGTATACACAacataagtgtttttaaaatgtgagagaGAGACTCCGAGCTCTTTCTAGGTAAGTCTCCcaatttttaaactataattatttctaataaaaatcaAGTGGAATACAGGATGGCTCTGTCCCGCAGAATGTAAAACACAACCTCTCAATGCATATACAGAAGATGTGtgtgttaggggcacctgggtggcttagtcatttgagcatccgactcctgatcttagctgaggtcttgatctcagggtcgtgaattcaGGCCCATGTAAaaatgtgtgtctctgtgtgtgtgtgagagagaaccAATGTGGGGTAAAAGCAAAGTCCTGGTCAAAggatttttcaaattattattatttttctcagacCGGATTCGGTGAGAGTATGGCAGATTCAGAGTCTCTGGGCTGCTGCTTAAATTACCGGTCCTTTTGGGACCCGGCATTCCACTGGAATGGGCTGAGTACCTGCTCCTACAGCGGGGAACTAAGAGACGAGATGCCATActtgccacctgaagaattctttCAAGTCTGAATATCTGGGTTACATAGACCAAGGCTGCACCTCGCTGTCCCATTTCTGACTTTAAAAGTTCCGTtcgtagggcgcctgggtgactcagtcggttaagcgtctgcctttggctcgggtcatgatctgggggtcctaggagagcctgcttctcgccCATCTCTGCTGATCTCCCGCTTatgttctcactcactctctgacaaataaataaaatcttttttaaaaacttctgcaaATCTCCATATAGCAACAGATACTGTAGAATTTATATCATGGGATCTtctgaaaaggaagaggaaaaaaaccagttCTTCGTAGAAGGGGGTtcggtttgttttgtttgtgttttgataTCTTAAATGTCAATGATCACAAAAACTTCTGGCTTCTCTTCATTATAGACCTGCATTGCTGAGTAGGTTATTGCTTTGACTTCAGTTCCCTAAAGCAGgggttagagaaaaaaaaaaagaaagaaaaagtgaacatCGAAATCAGAATCATTTACTCTAGTGACAACTGACAGAAAGGCCAAATTTTACCAttattctgaaaactaaaaacCCACAGGAGACAAGTAGTTACTTGTGTAGCATTCTACACTCTTCCGGCAATAAAGCAACATGTGCCCAGGGGAAGCAAGCTGGCTGGACGGTGAAAGCGACAGCTCCAACCCTGGCTTTGTTTCCACCTGGCTCCTCAGGCTGTCTGACCTCCCTAGCACCCTGCTTTCAGTTTATCGAATGGCTTGAGTGGAGGAGCCCAAAGCTCTCCCACTGCCTGGCCCAGGGCTCCTCCTCAAGACCTGCTGCTTGCAGTGGCCCGGGCCCTAGGAACACAgacccttctttcctcccctgcccACTCACTCTGCATTGTGGGGTTCTCGCTCCCCATGTTTGATACATGACaatcccccttcccctgccccggTTCAGAACCACAGGATGAAATGTCCTCTTAGTTCCTTCCtgttctagaaaagaaaatacaagaattCGGTGCAGTGCAAAATATATCAGGCAATAGGTGACTGGCATCCGCTGGCTCTGTAGcacaaaggaaatctgaaaattTCGCGGACAGATCTGAAAGGCACTGACCTgtactcttcctccctctgccatcCTTACCTGGTGAGACCATAACCTAAATCCAATTCAACTTTCTGCCTCTGGCAGCACACACTGTGCTCACTGGTATCACCTGAAATAGTGTCCACAGTCTACCATCTCCCGAGTCTATACTCACATGAGCTTTGCCTCCTGTTACAATGAACTGTCCGGCCCTGTTCCTATCAGAAGGCTGACCCTTAACCCTGGACATTCTATCCTCTATCGCCTTCCCAACTTAATGTCTTTGCTCTGAaattactctctccctctccagcatGATCAATTTGCCTCAAGTTCCTAGATCACTTCCACGGAGCCTACACTGGTGTTACAAAACCTCCTTgctgaaacaagacaaaacaaaaaaaaaaactttcccttcCCTACCACATTCCCCTCTGGCTACTACTGTTCTAGCCATATGTTCCCCTTTTCTCAAACTCTGTCTCAATATACTGcctccacttccctctctctcattcatttGCTCTCTGACCCACACATCTTTCCACTGATTCATAACTCCATGGTCAATCATCAAGCCTCAGCCCACTCAGCCTCTGAGCAATCTCAAGGGCATTGGATATCTGGCTTTGGGGCTCCCCTCTTCTTTAACTCCCTCTTATGAggctctcctcctttcctttttggcTCCATCTTTTCCAAAGTTAGTGCCCCAGAGCTCAGTCTTCtctatactctctctctcttatctacACCTCCCTCCTTGGTTATCTTATCTAGTCCTATGGCTATAAATATGACGGCTTCCAGACTGAGGTTTCCAGATCTACCTAGCTCCTGAACAAGTCATCCTACAGACAAGTGCCTATTATGTGACTTCTCCATTTAGATATCTAATATACACCGCAAACACGGTATGTTCAAGAGAAAGTTCCACTGTGTCTTGTGTATTCTAATTCACACAGCCCCTCTCCTGGTTTCTCTAAGGCTTCTCTCCCAAGGATCCCTCACCAGGCTTCATTTCATTATGTTGTGCTTCATTATGTTGTACTTTAGCTCCTAGAAGCAACCAGGAGTCCTTAGTCACCCTCATCTAATTTAGGCCTCCTTGGCCTCAacacaggggtcagcaaactacaaATCATGCGCCAAATCCAGCCTGATCCCTGGTTTCGTACAGCCCCTCacactaagaatttttttttttttgaagtatttattatttgacagagagagacacagtgagcgAGGGAACACAGCAAggcaagggggagagggagaagcagggttcctgctcagcagacagcccgatgcggagctcgatcccaggactccgggatcgtgacaggagccaaaagcagaagcttaacaactgggccacccaggcgccccaagaatggcttggggggggggaagccacAAGAGAATATCTCATGACatttgaaaatgatatgaaattcagatttcagcGTCCATGTCGTTTATTGGAATACAACCACGGTCGTTCATGTCTGTGTTTGTGGTCGCCGCAGTGTTACAACAGGGGAGCTGAATACTGCTCTTCTAGCACTCTTGTTCCACGAAGCTTCAAACATGATTCAGACCTTTACAGAAAGCATGTATGCGCCTGCCCCTAGTCCTCCACACACATTGGACTGGGAGAGAGTAAAGCCATACAGTGTGGCAAATACAGAATGTGGAGATGCACGGAAAGTAGAAGGCGAGAACATCCAGCCCAACACCTTCACTAAAGGGAGAGACACCGAAGCTTGAAAAGGCAAAGGGACTCTGAAGTCTCACAAAAGTCTGGAACAAACCTGACCCCAGAACTCAAGCACTGACTCCTAATTTACCAAGTCAGCGGTGTGAAGTCCCAGTGTTTAGACATAATAGGGTCAGAGACGTCTGAGGAAAACTTACGACTTTAcaccaatttatttattagaacttACTGAGGTTTACCATCATATACTGACTTTATGGTAAGgaagtataaaatgtttttaatggttGGATTTAAAAACATACCTGAGGGTGCTTGGACAATGAAAATTCTTCTCCCCACCttgagaaggaaaattaaaacatgatTAAGACTTCCcagatttaatatttatttatcctttacaTACTTGAACATAAACCTTATAAATGTGGTTAAGATATGAGAAAGCCACAAGAGCTGGGAGGGGTAAGGAAGCTACAAATTTCAGTTTGATTGCCAGTAAACAGAGCTGCTGAGGGGCATATGTGCTACAGCTATTTCAACAAGGTTGATggttgccttaaaaaaaaaagtgtgggggcacctgggtggctcagtcattaagaatctgcccttggcttaggtcatgatccaagggtcctgggatggagccctgcactgggctccctgcttattgggaagcctacttctccctctcccatttcctctgtttgtgttccctctctcactgtgcttctctctatcaaataaataaaatctttaaattaaaaaaaaaaaaagaaagaaaaggaggggaaataataaagacctcattttacaaagaaacacatcaaatttgacataaattggaaaaacagaCTTTATAGAGAAATAACCTAAAAGATATCCTTAAGTGACTGAAGAGATTTGGGAAACACCAAGTCCAATCAAAGAGATCTAATCAAGTGTTTGCAATCTCTGGAAGGAAAAGTATAATTTGTTAATAGAAGGAACCACTTTGAACAGAGTCCAGGTGTGAAGATCTACGAGAAGGAAGCATCAGTGCTTCATGTCACCAAGCCaggcttcacacacacacaaaaaaatttttttaaagatattatttatttatttgacagacagagatcacaagcaggcagaagcaggcagagaggagaaagcaggctccctgctgagcagagagcctgatgaggggctcatcccaggacgctggaatcatgacctgagctgaaggcagaggctttaacccactgagccacccaggcgcccgcacaCAAAAACCTTTTAtgctaaaaatcaataaattggtAATCAGGTTCGAGAACCAGTATCAACTTTGTTCTGTCAAATTTCTGGTCCTCCAAAGATGAGGACCAAAGCCCTTGCTCCTAGGGCTCACACAGCTTAACCTACAGAACTCCACTGAGATGAGACTGGACCTCTGATTTTATATTTGTCTTCCTGCATACTAGGTTCAGTGAAGAATTTTAACAACCTTCATGACTTCCTACTGAAAAGATCTGCATATATgcgctgccaaagtgagcacaaaaagattttcaaaacatACCCAATTGACCGTAATTTGAAATTTCTTTGATCAATGTGAAGTACTTTCACTTcctaaagaggaaaaagaattaatttaaaaaaatgttcataacagACCATCTACTAAAACATATCTAATAATTGTCAAAACACTATGCTGtaaactgaaactaatataatattgtataccAATTATACTTTAAACTTATGAAAATATGTCTAGGTTATCCCTTTTCCTAGAAAATAACAGCATATGATTTCTctgaagcaaagaaaatgaaaatgttaactaAGGTAGAACAAGTGAACTATATttcaaggaaataagggcttttttttttaaatatttgagggaaatatacttgaaaaaatatacaatCTAAAAACATGAATCAAGAAATTTCTCTGTAAAACAGAATAGGATGATACAGGATTTCAATCATTCTCAGCCCATTTGTAAGTAATACTGTAGGTTCTTGACCTTTGTAGGACAAGTGACCAGTCAGAAGAGGGTACGTAGTGGGGCTGGGAAGGGACAGAATGGAGGGGTGTGGAAGCAGGGAGGGCCCTGTGTGTTAGGTTAACAGTGATGTTGGAGAGGGTTCCCTCTTTGAGGTGGATGGCAACAAGCAATCTCCATTTGGCTTTTTCCTTTGTCATGTTACGAAAAGCtgagaacaatttttaaatttaggccAACATGGCACAGCTACTAAATTTCACATGGGACAAAGGAACATACGGATGGACATAAATATAGTTCAAACTTGGGAGACATAAAAAGTGTAGGTGAAGATAGCAGGTGCATTCTTACTGCATAATCCTGGTTACTGACAAGGATACGGTAACAAatctaaaaattagaaaatgcataTACATACGCAAAGTCAGGTTAACCAAGAAGTCCCTATATTCTGCAAATCAATATCatcttatatattctttttggCTTGGTTTTGCATCACATGTTCTATTctcaatcatttttcttttaaaatctgaattaagAACCCATTTgctcagtaaaaaagaaaaacccttgcTTACCCGGGGTATGAAGAATTCATCAGCACTGAACTTATAAAGCCACTCATCCAAAAAGTGAAATAGAAGGGATTCTAAGTCATCTCCTATACAGAATCAAGAAGGATCATGATAGTATGACATTTAATAATTCTAGTCTCTAAAAACTTGCTTGAATTTAGAAGTGGAAGGAATTTATTAGGCTAGCTGGAAGAGGAAGAACAGGCTCACAATTAATTTTATTGTTCTTATTGTGAAAATGTACTTAAGTTATATAGAACACTGCACATTTGCATGACAATTTCTTCCCTGGAAATAACTGGTTACCTTGGGTTTCTACTTCTACTGTCTGCAGGGGCTCCACAGTCCCAGTATCTGTCATGTAACCGAACATGGCCATTGCACATTGTTCAAATGCTTCCTCCAGAGTATCTCCCCACGCATGTAACCTAAAGAAATACATTCATGCCCTGTGTAATAAAATCTAcagcaagaaagaaaacttgaCAGCAAGGTCAAAATAAAATCAGCATGATAAGTACAAATCCAAAGGCCTCAATCAATCTAATGGCACAGAAACTGGGTTCTTTTAAACTATCATTTTCATGTTGTAAAGGAACCAAAATAGGAAGAGAGAATTAAAACTAGGGACATCAAGATTAAAACGTCAGCCTTCCTATTTAAGAACACGATTTCAAAGGCATAAATTGCAGGTGTACTCACTGGACATCTGCTGTATGATCCAAatctgagggagagagggaaaaacacaTATGTCATTAAACTTGACTTGCAAATCACAAGAAGTTCTAGTTCATTATTAAGAACATTatcctttggggcgcctgggtgactcagttggttgggtggctgctttcagctcaggtcataaacccagggtcctgggatggagcccctgcgtTGTGCTCcccacttagtggggagcctgctcctccccttccttttgcccctcccccagccccactcattttctctccctctcacataaaaaaaaatttaatttaatttatcaaAGGaaactagatctttttttttttttaaagattttatttatttatttgagagagacagtgagagagagcatgagcgaggagaaggtcagagagcgaagcagactccccatggagctgggagcctgatgtgggactcgatcccgggactccaggatcacgccctgagccgaaggcagtcgcccaaccaactgcgccacccaggcgtcccaaaatttaatttaatttaaaaattgtcctTCAAAGGCAAGAAAATGTGGGGcacggatgcctgggtggctcagtcagttaagcatctgccttcggctcaggttcctaggattgagtcccgcactgggccTCCTGtagccaggaagcctgcttctccctctgcctcctgttccccctgcttgtgttctctctctctctaataaataaataaaatctttgaaaaaaatcacttaaaaaaaagaaaatatggcacAAACCTCACCTTTTGCTATCCATTTACATAAGAAAGTTAATTGCTTTGTTAAAGGCTACTTTTTCAAAAGTCAAGATTGGTATATAAATGACAATTTCTAGAAGGCAGCAGGGCCAGGAGGCTCTAGGTGATCTAAAGTGGCTAATACATTAGTATAACTCAATAATACCATTTCCTGACATTACTTTTCCTCAACAAAACAAATCAGTATCTCTTCTAAATATCTGCTCTGTGAATGATCAAAATTCTAGGAACTACATCATCAACAAAGATATAAAATTCCAGATTTCTCTGTCTCACCTTTTCATGAACAGCTAATCAAATCCTATACAAAATAGGTTTGTCTCTTTGAAATAAGAGccaaggggacacctgggtggcttagtcggctcaggtcatgatcccagcatcgtgggatcgagtcccacatcgggctccttgctcagcagggagcctgcttctctctccacctctgcctgccactctacctgcttgtgcatactctctctctctctctgacaaataaataaataaatgaaatcttaaaaaaaataaaataaaataaagagccaagttttttatttgttaatttctttcatttaaagaaCTCCTCAATAATACCCCTGGCTAATAAAGCAGTTTCAGAAAGTAAACTCTATGTTTGTGAGCTTTTTCCTGATATCCCCACAGGAATACCCAACCACTCCTATCACAAACTCCCACTGGATCTGTTCTCTCAACATTTCGCAGTCTATTCTTCACTGGTATCATGACTTTAATCAGTTCTTCCCACTTAGGATAATAGAATGTTCAGTCTAGAAGGAGAGGTGATaaacaagttaaaagaaaatgacaggtATTAACCCTATAGAAACAAACGCCTGTGTCCAGAATGCTCCCAGCAACTTATTCCCCCAAAGTAAACACCAAATATCCACCAAGAGAAGAACAGATAAACGAAGGCACAAGGCAGTACTGCTCAGTGATAAAACAGTGCAAGCTACTGACTCATGCATTAACATGAATctcaaaaatgttaaatgaaaactgcaggggcgcctgggtggctcagtgggttaagcctctgcctttggctcaggtgatgatcccaaggtcctgggatcaagccctacatcaagatctctgctcagtggggagcctgcttcctcctctctctctctgcctgcttgttatctttatctgt
This Neovison vison isolate M4711 chromosome 2, ASM_NN_V1, whole genome shotgun sequence DNA region includes the following protein-coding sequences:
- the ZBTB8OS gene encoding protein archease isoform X1, which produces MKGGSRVSSVAIMAQEEEDIRDYNLTEEQKAIKAKYPPVIRKYEYLDHTADVQLHAWGDTLEEAFEQCAMAMFGYMTDTGTVEPLQTVEVETQGDDLESLLFHFLDEWLYKFSADEFFIPREVKVLHIDQRNFKLRSIGWGEEFSLSKHPQGTEVKAITYSAMQVYNEEKPEVFVIIDI
- the ZBTB8OS gene encoding protein archease isoform X2; its protein translation is MAMFGYMTDTGTVEPLQTVEVETQGDDLESLLFHFLDEWLYKFSADEFFIPREVKVLHIDQRNFKLRSIGWGEEFSLSKHPQGTEVKAITYSAMQVYNEEKPEVFVIIDI